The Sander vitreus isolate 19-12246 chromosome 5, sanVit1, whole genome shotgun sequence genome includes a region encoding these proteins:
- the LOC144517518 gene encoding T-box transcription factor TBX3-like has protein sequence MRSFSEPRAFSARGGDAACLGTILASSVPGSDASAAPVSHTASPEQSPVLYRPPDTLQKEETTEEREPKVYLEASDLWTQFHKCGTEMVITKSGRRMFPPLRARCTGMDTEAKYIFLMDIVTADDCRYKFHNSRWMVVGKADPEMPRRMYIHPDSPAPGEHWMSRVVNFHKLKLTNNISDKHGFTILNSMHRYQPRFHIVQASDVLSLPYSTFRTYAFWETQFIAVTAYQNHEITQLKIDNNPFAKGFRDTGNGRREKSY, from the exons ATGCGCAGCTTCTCGGAGCCACGCGCCTTTTCAGCGCGAGGCGGAGATGCAGCCTGTCTCGGGACTATCTTGGCCTCATCCGTTCCTGGTTCTGATGCCAGCGCGGCCCCTGTGAGCCACACGGCGTCCCCGGAGCAGTCTCCGGTTCTGTACAGGCCTCCTGACACTCTGCAGAAAGAGGAAacgacagaggagagagagcccAAAGTTTATCTGGAAGCCAGCGACCTTTGGACACAGTTCCACAAATGCGGCACTGAAATGGTCATTACAAAATCTGGGAG GCGCATGTTCCCGCCGCTCAGGGCCCGCTGCACCGGGATGGACACAGAAGCCAAGTATATTTTCCTGATGGACATCGTGACGGCTGATGACTGCAGATATAAGTTCCACAACTCCCGCTGGATGGTGGTGGGGAAGGCGGACCCGGAGATGCCTAGACGCATGTACATCCACCCCGACAGCCCGGCCCCGGGCGAGCACTGGATGTCCAGAGTGGTCAACTTCCACAAACTCAAGCTGACCAACAACATCTCCGACAAGCATGGATTC accATTCTGAACTCGATGCACCGATACCAGCCCCGGTTCCACATCGTGCAGGCCAGCGACGTGCTGAGCCTCCCCTACAGCACCTTCAGGACCTATGCATTCTGGGAGACGCAGTTCATCGCAGTCACAGCCTACCAGAACCACGAG ATAACGCAGCTGAAAATAGACAACAATCCTTTCGCGAAGGGATTCAGAGACACGGGCAAcggaagaagagaaaagag CTACTGA